One genomic region from Candidatus Alcyoniella australis encodes:
- a CDS encoding YaiO family outer membrane beta-barrel protein has protein sequence MACRTTLAALCILTCLLLVAAPAFCADTAEERAKLREGLSYRGDADFVWEHLTPNDDYGDWYSAYLTGYFRVHPRITPFAQLGMHTRELEGEAVTGTVGAYVNWFRYLSTYTALGTGTESLFTPMWRVDHDFTFILGSLPLTFTLGAGHIQYWDDHHDWYVAAGPTLYLPYFIADYRLTRNESNPGAVESWSHGVTLGVGSEGLFWIFLGTTFAAQAYTATNVADRQEVRQDTWEINLSHSHWIGRTWGLKWQAAYLNLGDPPKSGYEKWTAGIGVFKEF, from the coding sequence TTGGCTTGTAGAACTACTCTTGCCGCGCTGTGCATTTTGACCTGCCTGCTGCTGGTGGCCGCTCCGGCGTTTTGCGCCGACACCGCCGAAGAACGCGCCAAGCTGCGCGAGGGGTTGAGTTACCGCGGCGACGCAGACTTCGTCTGGGAACACCTGACGCCCAACGACGACTACGGCGACTGGTACTCGGCCTACCTCACCGGCTATTTCCGGGTCCATCCGCGGATCACGCCGTTTGCCCAACTGGGCATGCACACCCGCGAGCTCGAGGGCGAGGCGGTCACCGGTACGGTCGGCGCCTACGTCAATTGGTTCCGCTACCTCTCGACCTACACCGCCCTGGGTACGGGCACCGAGTCGCTGTTCACGCCGATGTGGCGCGTGGATCACGACTTCACCTTCATCCTGGGATCACTGCCGCTGACCTTTACCCTCGGGGCCGGACACATCCAGTATTGGGACGACCACCACGACTGGTACGTGGCCGCCGGACCCACGCTCTACCTGCCGTACTTCATTGCCGACTACCGGCTGACGCGTAACGAATCCAACCCCGGCGCGGTCGAGTCCTGGAGCCACGGCGTGACCCTCGGCGTTGGTTCCGAGGGCTTGTTCTGGATCTTCCTGGGCACGACCTTCGCAGCCCAGGCTTACACCGCGACCAACGTGGCCGACCGCCAGGAGGTTCGCCAGGATACCTGGGAGATCAACCTGAGCCACAGCCACTGGATCGGCCGTACCTGGGGCCTGAAGTGGCAGGCTGCCTACCTCAACCTTGGTGATCCTCCCAAATCCGGCTATGAGAAATGGACCGCCGGCATCGGCGTGTTCAAAGAGTTCTAG
- a CDS encoding glycosyltransferase gives MVVLILKLYMILVVILMVAYAVRHYTFTVNRVMGEQRLYYQDIVDSDLPRISVLIPMHDEERVARQVINSLLRCDYPIDRMEIIPINDHSTDRTEQVLNELAAKHKCVKPMHRKEGKRGNPAALNDVLPIATGEIMLVFDADYLPNKGTLRDLAISFKDPEVGAVMGRVIPINTKVNLLTRLLDLERSGGYQVDQQARHNLRLIPQYGGTVGGFRRELAMAFGGFDTSVLAEDTDLTFRLFINGWKVVYANRVECYEEAPQTWEVRARQIRRWSRGHNQAMFKHMGGLLRSKHLSRGEKFDGFMLLSIYTIPVFLFTGILDSVTLFFLGEMQILESLIVFLFVAGYNTFGNFAPFYQIGTASLLDGVTYRIRLLPFLLFYFLLNIWNTTVGFFEALGDRLRGREAEWTKTKRFRKVDES, from the coding sequence TTGGTTGTTCTGATCCTCAAGCTGTACATGATCCTGGTGGTGATCCTGATGGTCGCCTACGCGGTGCGGCACTATACCTTTACGGTCAACCGCGTGATGGGCGAGCAGCGGCTGTATTATCAGGACATCGTCGATTCGGATCTGCCCAGGATTTCGGTGCTGATCCCGATGCACGATGAGGAGCGCGTGGCGCGCCAGGTGATCAACTCGCTGCTGCGCTGCGACTACCCGATCGACCGGATGGAGATCATCCCGATCAACGACCACTCGACCGATCGCACCGAGCAGGTGCTCAACGAGCTGGCGGCCAAGCACAAATGCGTCAAGCCGATGCACCGCAAAGAGGGCAAGCGCGGCAACCCCGCGGCGCTCAACGACGTGCTGCCGATAGCCACCGGCGAGATCATGCTGGTCTTTGACGCCGATTACCTGCCCAATAAAGGCACGCTGCGCGATCTGGCGATCTCGTTCAAGGATCCCGAGGTCGGCGCGGTGATGGGCCGCGTGATTCCGATCAACACCAAGGTCAATCTGCTGACCCGGTTGCTCGACCTAGAGCGTAGCGGCGGCTATCAGGTCGACCAGCAGGCGCGGCATAACCTGCGGCTGATCCCGCAATACGGCGGCACGGTCGGCGGGTTCAGACGCGAGCTGGCCATGGCCTTCGGCGGCTTCGACACCTCGGTGCTGGCCGAGGACACCGACCTGACCTTCCGCCTGTTCATCAACGGCTGGAAGGTGGTCTACGCCAACCGCGTCGAGTGCTACGAAGAGGCGCCCCAGACCTGGGAGGTGCGTGCGCGGCAGATCAGACGCTGGTCGCGCGGACACAACCAGGCGATGTTCAAACACATGGGTGGCCTACTGCGCTCCAAGCACCTGTCGCGCGGGGAGAAGTTCGACGGATTTATGCTGCTGTCGATTTACACGATTCCGGTGTTCCTGTTCACCGGCATTCTGGACTCGGTGACGTTGTTCTTCCTAGGCGAGATGCAGATCCTCGAGAGCCTGATCGTCTTTCTGTTCGTGGCCGGCTACAACACCTTCGGCAATTTCGCGCCGTTCTACCAGATCGGCACGGCCTCGCTGCTCGACGGCGTGACTTACCGCATCCGGCTGCTGCCGTTCCTGCTGTTCTATTTCCTGCTCAACATCTGGAATACGACGGTAGGATTTTTCGAAGCGCTGGGCGACCGCTTGCGCGGCCGTGAGGCCGAGTGGACCAAGACCAAGCGTTTCAGAAAGGTGGACGAGTCGTGA